One region of Chelonoidis abingdonii isolate Lonesome George chromosome 14, CheloAbing_2.0, whole genome shotgun sequence genomic DNA includes:
- the LOC116825053 gene encoding olfactory receptor 6N1-like: MANPEQGNQTVLTEFIVVGFGNLPELQTLLFLLFLMIYIVTMAGNILIIVLVVADQHLHTPMYFFLGNLSCLETCYTSTILPKALACLLTGDNIISYNGCLTQFYFFGSLMVTECLLLSVMSYDRYLAICSPLHYEARMSGRACLQLAGGSWIGGIIGSGISTLSISQLTFCGPNVIDHFFCDFIPLVKLSCNDPPLMETLAFTLTFVFSLVPFLLTLMSYICIIAIILRIPSTTGRQKAFSTCSSHLIVVNIYYGTLLTVYMFPATDILRDFKKVLSVIYTVLTPLVNPLIYSLRNKEVQEALRKVCRKFMSGPC; this comes from the coding sequence ATGGCGAACCCAGAGCAGGGGAATCAAACGGTTCTCACAGAATTCATCGTGGTaggatttgggaatctccctgagCTACAgactcttctcttcctgctgtttctCATGATATACATTGTGACCATGGCCGGGAACATCCTCATCATTGTGCTAGTTGTGgctgatcagcaccttcacacccctatgtacttcttcctggggaacttgtcctgcttggagacctgctacacctcTACCATTCTGCCCAAGGCGCTGGCTTGTCTCCTGACTGGGGACAACATCATTTCATACAATGGCTGTCTCAcacaattttatttctttggttCTCTGATGGTTACAGAATGCCTTCTGCTGTCGGTGATGTCTTATGATCGGTATTTAGCGATATGCAGTCCACTGCACTATGAAGCCCGTATGAGTGGCAGGGCCTGCCTCCAGCTTGCAGGTGGCTCTTGGATAGGTGGCATCATAGGTAGTGGCATATCAACATTGTCAATATCTCAGTTAACATTCTGTGGCCCCAACGTTATTGatcatttcttttgtgattttatcCCCCTTGTAAAGCTCTCCTGCAATGACCCACCCCTGATGGAAACATTGGCTTTCACACTCACCTTCGTTTTCTCACTGGTCCCATTCCTACTTACCTTGATGTCCTACATCTGCATCATTGCCATCATCCTGAGAATCCCATCCACCACTGGAaggcaaaaggccttttccacctgctcctcccacctcatAGTGGTGAACATTTATTATGGAACTCTGCTGACTGTCTATATGTTCCCAGCCACCGACATCCTAAGAGACTTCAAGAAAGTTCTGTCTGTTATCTACACAGTCCTGACTCCCCTGGTCAatcccctcatctacagcctgagaaacaaagaggtcCAAGAGGCTCTGAGGAAAGTTTGCAGGAAATTCATGTCTGGACCATGCTAA